Part of the Schistocerca cancellata isolate TAMUIC-IGC-003103 chromosome 9, iqSchCanc2.1, whole genome shotgun sequence genome is shown below.
ttctttcactttcgTCTTTAGATATTATTTCACTCAACAAATTCGAGATAATTAATTTGTCGAAAGAAACAGTAGGGTTACCGTCACCAGTCattgtttatttatatccacaaagcgtttcgaaggtttaaacctccatcttcAGGTGGATTTACATGAGTTAGTGCATGTGTTGCTCTGCtacatatcctttctacttcgagaTAATGTTTCTGTTTTGCTATATGTTCTCTGCGCCTAGCAATTTCCAGacaccatctttgtttacaaagtatgacactttatgtgccggccgctgtggccgagcggttccaggcgcttcagtctggaaccgcgcgactgctacggtcgcaggttcaaatcctgcctcggacgtggatgtatgtgatgtccttaggttagttaggtttaagcagttctaaattctatgagactgatgacctcagatgttatggcccatagtgctcagagccatttgaaccacctgaacaCTTTATGTGTGATGTATGACAACAGAGAAAGGAGCCTGCGACCACCGGAGGGAATTGTATTTTAGTTATGTTATTTTCACATTTAGATATATTTTAGTTTTTAATCAAAAATCTCCCCAAAACTATATGCtgaaatattgtttttgtttttccactagacagtgccacaggttaccccaGGGTCACAACACAACATACGTAAACCTACCTGATGATGGTGGTTTAAACCATCGAAACGCGTTGTGGACGGAAAAAAATAGAGATTGGTAACaacaaaattgttgttttattCGATATGAGTaagagtcacggtaaagcctaacctaaaaggAGTTTCGCGTTTCAAGATAATTAATTTAGCGAATCCATCCAATGGTACGCATTCAGCACACACACATCTGCCTTCGAATCATTTGATTCCTCACCTATGGAGGACAAAAACGCAAACAACGAAATAAAGTCCGCACCCGAGGTGGTATACGAACTGGCGACCTCTGCATTACGTGGCAGCGAGACAAACCCGACAGCAGGAAGTCTCTTCCCATCACTTGGGGAACCGTGCTTGTCAAAATAATCTACCGCCGAGAGAGTGCTGTCCCAAAGTATCCACAGACAACTGTCGTATCAGGGCCTTATAGCCGGAGCGGGTCCCATATCCACAAGAAGCGCGGGCAAAAATTGGAGGTGTGGTTGAATGTATGGAGATCCGTACCCACGAATCTTCTCTCGCCTTATGTCTTTTCTCCTCGTCCTTCTTTGAAGGAAGCAGCCATGATGTTGCGCATCTGGCTACAAGCGACCTCCGTCatccccctaccccctcccctcgCCTCTTCCCCACCTCTCACCACTCTTTCCCGCGCCATTATACTGATAACGCgctttctagagagagagagagagagagagagagagagacggacagacagagagagagagagagagagagagagagagaggctggacGAGTACTTGATTCCCAAGCGCAGTGGTTCGAAGAGTAGCCAGACAAGTTCGCAAAATGCGCAAGAGTTTTAAGTAGAATGGAGCACGGAACCTCTTACTTGCTTTAAATCTCTGTTTTAAAGGCCCGCTATGACTGGTTTAGGACTTGATAAACTCATTTTAAGACTGTAATTAAGGGCTTATCTCCCTTAGTGACCTCGTATTGCGGCCCATTACTGGCAAGAACATAAACTACGTTGTAAACGtgataaaaacctaagaaaaatggCCACGAATTTTTATAGGACTGTTTACGAATCACGCCTCATTCAAGAGCACGGTACAAAGTGGTTCGTAAACAAAACTCTTTAATCAGTGTATGGTCTAATCTGTTTTTGTTATGAACTTTGAGTTCATCTCAGAACGCCACAATATAACAGATCGTGATTCAAGACCACATGAGATAAAGCAGAGTTTTATACTCAGATTTATAGCTTATTCTGCCTATAAATTGAAATGGTTGCGCACAGTATCATATTACATTCTAAAAATATCTCATAAGGCGAAGTGAGAGTGTTCTCAACAAAAATCACGTAGCGTAAAGTGGGCTCTCGAGTAATTTAAATTTTAACATTTACAGTGAAACTTAACGGAAcgaacgtcattgctgcggtgagTTAAAGAGTTTTTTCCTTAAAGTAACAGGGCAGTAACATCGTGCAACCGTAGGATTGATCGCTTGTTATCTGTTAAGAGATGATGCTTAGGTACTACCTCAAGACTTATTCATGTTGATAGATTTTGATGGTTGTTAAACTTTCTTGTATAGATTGCTTTCTCGGTGGTGCGTATGGTAGTTCAGAGGGTGTTTCGCAGTTACAAAGAAAACGGTTTTGGGAACATAATGACAGAGAGTGATGTGCTCTGTCGTAAAAACATTCCTCTTCTACACAAGTCTAAATATTCTCCACATGGAATAAAAAGTAGATGATTTGGCGAGGTTCAAAAGTCTGACCTTCCTAAAAAGTGGAAATTTATTGGCCACCCTTGTCCAATCCTAGCGTATGTTCTGTTTCTAACGCTAAATACAAAGCACTCAGCCTCTATTTTCTCTTCAGGAAATAGAATTCACTCTAGCAGCTTTGTTAAGAACAGCCATTTATGAATTTTGTTTTGCTGTAAATAAATGCAACGACTGCCAAATCTCCTTCATTAATATTGAGACCAGATGCAATTTTTCTGTAAACGATCGGTCATTTACTATCTTTCAGTGCCCAGCAGCGAGAAAACTGCTGTGTCGTTACGACTTACGTGAAAGAACCATCATTTGATGGAACGTTTCCTTCCTCAGTGTTGCATGACCTTCGAAAAGTAAGCCTCTGTGTTGCAGACTGTAACTTCATGATATGAATGCCGTGTAAATTGGACTACAAGTATTTCGACCTTTTTTCAGATCAATTCAGTCGACGCACGAAGGAGTGTCAAGACTGCCAGAAGTTAAAAACGACCAACACACATAAAAGACTCTTCTGAGACTGCAGGCGCAATGGCCAGATTAAACAAAAGAGATGATGTTTATGCATTACCGCTAAAATTATTCATGTTGATAGATTTTGATGATTGTTAAACTTCTTCTTACAACATGCGCAGATGGTTTTGGCGAATAAAGACGTCTTTGTCTCAAACGcagctgaaacgtggacgataaacagttcaagcGAGAGGATAAGAAAAGTTTTTCAAATGCGGTGTTACagtatgttgaagattagatgggtgggtcTAATAGCTGACGAGAagatattgactggaaatgggGGAAAATACATTTACGGAAACCTAAAACAAATTATCAGTTGATAGGTCGCATCGCGAGGCATCAAGGAAACGTCAATGTGCTAATTGAAGGATCAAAATGGCAGAGAATGCAATAAGCAGGATCAAGTTGATGTAGAGTACAGCATTtctgcagagatgaagagccttgtacAGGACAAAACAGCGTTCAGGTCTGCGTcagacaagtcttcggactgaagaccataacagcaaTAGATCACTTTATTTATAACTGCGTTTCGGCTGCTGCTATTGTGACATCATCACTCAGAAATTAtatgtagagcagttgaacggaatggacagtgtcctgaaaggaggatataagatgaacatcaaaaagaagataatggaatgtagtcgaattaaatcagatgatgctgagggaattagataaggaaatgagacgcttgaagtagaagatgaattttgctatctgggaagctaaataactgatgacggtcgaagtagagaggatataaactgtaggatggctatggcaaggaaaacgtttatgaagaagagaaatttgttaacatcgagtacagatttaagtgtcaagaagttctttctgaaagtgtttgtatggagtgtaactatgtatggaagtgaaacatggacgaaaatagtttggacaaaaagagaataaaaggcttcgaaacgtggtgctgcagaagaatgctgaagattagatgggtggatcacgcaaatgaatagacttggggagaagaggaatttgtggcacaacttgactagaaaatggGATCGattggtaagacacgttctgaagcatcaagggatcactagttcagtattggagggaagcgtggagggtaaaaatcgtagtgtcataccaagaaatgaatacactaagcagactcagaaggatgtaggttgtagtagtgactcggaaatgaagaggcttgcacaggacagagtagcgtggagaactgcatcaaaccagtctctggactcaagaccacaacaacaaatcagTCTTAGTTTCAACGCCCCAATTGGGCACAGATTTTATTGAAACCAGTATGGACTGttaagcgtgcagggtaaaaatcgtagtgtgagaccaagagatgaatacactaagcagattcagaaggataaagGTTGTAGTGGTGTCTCAGAAATGAAGATTCTTCCACAGGATAGTGTAGCGTGGAGAGTTGCTTCAAagcagtctcttgactgaagaccacaacaccaaatcAGTCTCAGTTTCAACGCCCCAATTGGGCACAGATTTTATTGAAACCAGCGTAGAATGTTGTTTGACAAGTTTGACATGGTGATGGCTATAGTCGAAACatcgtaataaataaagaaatactttaAGGGATCTACACGGCTTTATTGATAAAAATGCAGACATGCAAGAAATTTATTACCTTCATTAATAAGTAATATGCGTTTAAGACACCCGTACCTGCTGAACAATTTATACATTTATGGAGGCTTAAACAATGCCTGGTGTATCTATAATAAAGGCTTTAAAGTGGGATTATCTTCAAGGAACGTATCCACTCACTGGAGGCTTCGAGAAACTCGGATTAAGTTTTTGCGACCGTGCAGAGAATCGTGGAGAAAGGTTTCCTGCTCGTTAATGCGAGTTTCGGCAGTAAATTCTGCAGCGGAGGGGAAGAATGTCAATAGTAGGCAACTGTTGTAGCGCGGCGGGCCGGCGACTCGGAGACAGTGGTGTGAGTCGGCTGGCGGGGTAGGGTGAGGCGGTGGTGGGGGGTTCCCTAGCGGCGGGAGGGGCGGTGCGGCGCTGGAGGGGCGGCGCCGCTGCAATGTAAACAAAAACAAGCGGCGCTACCCGGCGCGGCTCGGCGCAGCGAAAATCGATAGCGGCCGTGGAGTCGTGGCggcacgaggaggaggaggaggaggagctgtgCAGCCAGCCAGCCCCCAGGCACGGCACTAACCTGTGCAGCGCCGCAGCCCGCTGGGCGTAGGCCATCTGCGCCTGGGGCGGCATGCCGCCTCGCTCCAGGTGCACCACCGTCTCCATGGGGCGCCGGCGCCGCGCTCACGACACACGACACCACACGACCATGCTCGCTGACACGCTAGCTGCTGCTGCGGCtggcacggcggcggcggcggcacctcGCCGGCGGCggccggctgcggctgcggctgctgtCGCTGCTGCTTTCGGGACGCCGCCGCGGACACAGACGACGGCGGGGGCTGCGCggagcgtcggcgtcggcgtcgcggcCTCGGTACTCGGTAGTCATGGGCGGCCCGGCGAGTGCTGGGGGCGCGGTGCTGCGCTGCGGGCCGCGGTTGCCGGGGCCCGAGCGGAGCGGGCGCGTCGCGGAAGCGCCGGCCGGCCCGCGGCCCGCGGgagggcgtggcgcggcgcggcggggggcggggaaggggcggggcggggcggggaggGGACCGCGCGCCGCGCCAGGGGTGGGGGGAGCCGGCCGCGCTGGCGCCCGGCCCGGCAGCGCGCACTGCGGCCGGCGGCTGCGAGGCAGGTGGCCGGCGTCTGATGGCGCCAGGGGCGGTGAGTGGCGATCACGTCTGTCGCCAGTGCATCCACAATACTCTGCCCGCTGCAGGCCAGGGAATTTCGCCACTGCGCTGAAATACAGCAGCCTGGTCGCACGTGTCGGACCGTGGCCTGTTTCCAGCTTTTGCTGTTCATCTTCTGACGATTTGCATTCATTCATGAGGATGGCCCGCACTCCTTGGTCGCAAATGCTCGCTCTATTAATTTGGTAAGCTTCTCGTTACCGGTGTGGGTGCCACATGCAAGCCCACGCCGCGTCACAGTGGTGTGAAAAGTACGTTAGATACATTACACTGCAGTGACTAGGATTTGTGACACTTTTGTACGTCATTTTTGAGTTGGCACTCGTAATTGACCGAAGTTCACTAACAGCCTTCCTATATAATTCTGACACAGTATGAGCAATACGCTGGTGTCGTGACTAACTTCGTGAGAATTTCTATGTCATCTCAAGTTGTTCATTTCGAAAGAAAGTTCTAGCGTAAGAGACGTATCTGAATTACGGCTGTGGTgatttttatgaacatttaaatcgTAATCCAGCTACCTCGTCATAAGATACACTTATGAAGTGTCATCGTTACGTAAACTAAAACAACTGTAAATATCTTAGATTTCTGTTACTCCCTCGATCTCTGTAGATGCTAATGAAGTCGAGTTATTCGGATGTTCaacgtaaataaagaaaacaacgaCCATTTACTTCTTTTAGTTACTACTTCATTCCATAAACTAGTTTTCGAacttcttcagtttcattttccaATGGTGCACATGGAAGTTACATTACTATTTCGTAAGTTGATGCTGGTTACTGGCTGTGTTGACAACAAGACAGAAATATGTTGTAGTGAACAGCCATATAAACACACAATATGCAGTTACATTAAAACATATTTCTATCTTCATGTCACAGAGCCAGGCCCAGCATCATGCTGTGAAATAGTCATGTGACTTCCATATGCACTAACTGAAGCTGAACTCGAAAAGGTTCGAAAACTAGTTAATGCAATAAAAGAGTACTTCAAGAAAGTTGCTGCTTGCACTTCTTTGTATTTACATAATCTGTAGATCCTGATCCacgccatttttctttcaaatGGTCGAAACACACTTTCAGATGAGCAAAACACTTTGTTTCGTTATGTCTGTTGCTTGATAACTGGGGTGTCTGCTGAATTACAAATACCACATCAGATATTAAGATGATATACTTTTTCATCACTGCAGTATATCGTACTGAGCGTTATTTGTCACTAATGTGTCACCGGTATTGGAGGCTTGCACCTTCCCTCGTTCATCGAATGTGAGAAAGAAACATTTGCATTGAGTGTAAACCACTAGAAAAGACAAGAAAGTTCGACACCGATCAAGGTTTCAAGAAGTAATGTTTTTCCAGCGCTTGTGAATCATTGCTGCTGTCCCAATATAAGCGTCTTCCTTTTATCTGTTTACACGTCATTGTCATAGTACTAATATTGCAGTTATTGTTATTGACCCCGCTCACAGTTTAAATTTGGTCTTCACAGCTCTatcttccacaatttttttttctctaaactcTTTGCGTAGACATGGTTTCGTTTCTACGTGCTTTCTTCTGTGGGTCTCATTTCGTTTTGTGACGTGTTTGATTTGCCTCTTACACTGAAGAAGGTAAATTGTTACTGCGTAACCATaacagaaaatcatttttttgttttgcagAAGGCTaacttaaaaaaaatcacataacgAAGCAACAGTAACTATTCTGTGGACTTGCTTATTTGTTCATAACCACAATCGAGCAATTAATGATTCATTTTGTGTGTCTACATTTATGTCCTACATTTATGTCCTTTCTAAGTAGTTACTACAGGTGTGCTACAGTTCCAGATGCATGAAAGGGTAAGTCTAATGTTGGAGCACAGATCGTAGCATCGtataagataaaaaatttaagAGTGTGAATATCAACGTGGTTATCCGAAACATGTTGTGGCCTGAATAAACTAAGTGTTCAACGACATCGACTTTTGGCGCTTTAATTCGTCAAATATGTACGGTAGTTTGTTTGCTTACATGCAGTCGCAGTTTGAGTGTTATATTTGATTAAATGCCTAGCAATTCGTTTTAGCAGAATTAGCCAACAGCGGACAGATGCATGAGTTTGAAactctttattttctatttatttacatCACGCTTTGACCAACTTGACAAAGTTTCATCAATCCTTGACGTCTCATTTCCTTGTTGCTTTAAAAACTCATCTTGTGCCATAGGCTTGAACAATTCTTTCCAAAATGAAGTTGATGAAAAAAATTATACAGAGAGCAAAACGTTTTTGTGTTGCTTAATTTTTTTGCTGCTAAAATGGTGGAACATGATCGAAGTCTCAAGACTTCTTACAGCCAGACTGGAGATTcacagaaaaatacaaaaaatgcgACTTAAAGGAAAACAAAGTGATGCTTTATCACTGGTCTCGAGTGTGACAAACAAGACACTCATGTGAAGATAGTGCGAACTACGCGACAGCAGTAACAGAGTATATAGAACGGTTTTCTCTACAAAGAAAATAGACGCTGTTACTGGATTGCTTATGGTAACAGCACGTTAAGTACAAAGTTTTGTATTGCGGACAACGTTGCAATTGGTTGTGGCTAATCATCATGTAGGTCTTGTTTGATAGCAGAAAATTGATAATACGCCCGTTATATTAATTGTGAGTCTCTAACTACTATACGATACGACGTAATGTAGAGTGCAGAATACAGCACGTAGATTTGAAAAGCTAAAATTGAACAGCCTCTGTCATTTTATTGAATGTTCATAACTATGACAGCGTGTCTCCAGTTGGGTTGTACCGAACTACCATCCCGAAATATACCTACTACAAACGCACAAGATCCTTTCGTGAAATGCTATATTCCTGCTTTCTATCCTTTTTACAATTGGCGCCATCGTTAACCTATAATAAATATctgacattttgttttgcttacaGTTCTTTCCACTCCTGTCACcattatcaaattaattatttttaaattttgcagaacattagatagtgatttccttttttaattttaaacCAGCATGTCGTGGGAAATGTCTCCAAATTGGACGCTCGACTAAGATGTCTCAACGGAACTTTTCCTCGGTTACGCGCTGAACTGATTTGTTCAGTGGAAGTTACAGCTTGATATAGAggctgcagctggtcccggcggaggttcgagtcctccctcgggcatgggtatgtgtgtgtttgtccttaggataatttaggttaagtaatgtgtaagcttagggattgatgaccttggcagtcaagtcccataagatttcacacacatttaaacatttgatatCGAGACTATCCTCAAATTCAAACATAACCGTATTGGCAAGAAATTTGGGAGCCAATTTTAATA
Proteins encoded:
- the LOC126101226 gene encoding uncharacterized protein LOC126101226: MNECKSSEDEQQKLETGHGPTRATRLLYFSAVAKFPGLQRAEYCGCTGDRRDRHSPPLAPSDAGHLPRSRRPQCALPGRAPARPAPPTPGAARGPLPAPPRPFPAPRRAAPRPPAGRGPAGASATRPLRSGPGNRGPQRSTAPPALAGPPMTTEYRGRDADADAPRSPRRPRRRRPMETVVHLERGGMPPQAQMAYAQRAAALHRLVPCLGAGWLHSSSSSSSSCRHDSTAAIDFRCAEPRRVAPLVFVYIAAAPPLQRRTAPPAAREPPTTASPYPASRLTPLSPSRRPAALQQLPTIDILPLRCRIYCRNSH